A section of the Kluyveromyces lactis strain NRRL Y-1140 chromosome F complete sequence genome encodes:
- a CDS encoding uncharacterized protein (weakly similar to uniprot|P53952 Saccharomyces cerevisiae YNL050C Hypothetical ORF) has protein sequence MRCNLRIFSSSSQEHLAKLNKSIMSGLRVVSRNELFDTTTNVTATDDRVVLPKLDLEFVDVQTQQEDNIKSDRNDESDVNNSAEEFEFPLFSFGTITDSTTPANDVGESVQTDENRGRKATALIKVSLREPSPDSAPIGRARTYYCAEYSEQDRHNFSAAAVSADVILKYAELGPYPGWLQFRGKVIDVDEHNRKVHTEQVRIRHLRRKRPGKRQRMARLHGKEREDLRKQRDSEIKKLLKKKFHKRGGKKNKKKATNPLADAGAISKAKAKP, from the coding sequence ATGAGATGTAATCTGCGtatcttttcatcatcatctcaGGAACACCTTGCAAAGCTCAACAAATCAATCATGTCTGGTTTGAGAGTTGTTTCGAGAAATGAGCTCTTTGATACCACGACTAACGTTACAGCGACTGATGATCGTGTAGTGCTGCCGAAGCTTGATCTAGAATTCGTCGACGTTCAAACTCAACAAGAAGACAATATAAAGTCGGACAGAAATGATGAATCGGATGTTAACAATTCCGCAGAAGAGTTTGAATTCCCACTATTCTCTTTTGGAACCATTACCGATTCAACAACCCCCGCGAATGATGTTGGCGAAAGTGTACAGACAGATGAAAACAGAGGTAGAAAGGCAACGGCCCTAATAAAGGTCAGCCTTCGTGAACCGAGTCCAGACTCAGCTCCAATAGGTAGAGCAAGAACGTATTACTGTGCAGAATATTCAGAGCAGGACAGACATAACTTTTCTGCAGCCGCAGTGTCTGCAGATGTAATATTAAAATATGCTGAGCTGGGACCGTATCCCGGATGGCTTCAGTTCAGAGGAAAAGTAATAGATGTAGATGAGCATAATCGTAAAGTCCACACAGAGCAGGTTCGTATCAGGCATTTACGGAGAAAAAGGCCAGGTAAAAGGCAGAGAATGGCAAGATTACACGGTAAAGAGAGAGAAGATCTGAGGAAGCAAAGAGATTCAGAGATAAAGAAGCTactaaagaagaagttccATAAGCGTGGgggaaagaaaaacaaaaagaaggCTACGAACCCCCTTGCAGATGCAGGTGCTATAAGTAAGGCGAAGGCTAAACCATAA
- the COG5 gene encoding Golgi transport complex subunit COG5 (similar to uniprot|P53951 Saccharomyces cerevisiae YNL051W COG5 Component of the conserved oligomeric Golgi complex (Cog1p through Cog8p) a cytosolic tethering complex that functions in protein trafficking to mediate fusion of transport vesicles to Golgi compartments): MAQNDPLQGFEDFLEADFQPLRFANDLLKVTNNGTDTDVLDLKTCVKRCSYDLQELDRRIEGAIKTNPSHVLEQIEKRKKEKSFVGDTLKSNTEYLSMSYNRLQQDILEPFERALKLQTVSSKIHQTTTLLRSSLIYVHMISQLQMMPLETDSTDDEQLACGLKIAALHSQLKINIEQNPNLATLQLIKSCENNVVSPNRQELLRYLSTNLTRDCLNNLKMENNPKRIVTLIKALYTLSPVDLFDTIDKVLSSKIQTTAQVLSKTITSIRNFNLSLDDAMENRNSILTLQNLMEECEIEGNTNTLRNYLSQRKFSSLIDQFWSKVTNSFKRDFEMSYNRGGPVGKSLQSNSNLIYEAISKCFGENDPSNELQGELQYILKAVSILDTNRK, from the coding sequence ATGGCTCAGAACGATCCACTTCAAGGCTTTGAGGATTTTCTCGAGGCTGATTTTCAGCCATTGCGCTTTGCAAACGATCTATTAAAAGTTACAAATAATGGCACAGATACGGATGTCTTGGACCTGAAGACGTGTGTGAAGAGATGCTCGTATGATCTCCAAGAATTAGacagaagaattgaaggtGCTATCAAGACCAACCCAAGCCATGTGCTAGAACAAAttgagaagagaaagaaggaaaaaagcTTTGTAGGAGATACTCTCAAATCAAACACGGAATATTTGTCTATGTCGTACAACAGATTACAACAAGACATCTTAGAGCCATTTGAAAGGGCACTTAAACTGCAGACAGTTTCTAGTaaaattcatcaaactACAACATTACTGAGAAGTTCCTTAATATATGTGCACATGATATCTCAGTTGCAAATGATGCCATTAGAGACAGACTCTACTGATGATGAGCAACTAGCATGCGGGTTAAAAATAGCTGCCTTACATTCACAATTGAAGAttaatattgaacaaaatcCCAACCTGGCAACTTTGCAGCTGATAAAATCATGCGAGAACAATGTGGTTTCTCCAAATCGACAGGAATTATTGCGATATCTTTCCACCAATTTGACAAGGGATTGTCTAAACAATCTCAAGATGGAAAACAACCCTAAGAGAATTGTGACTTTAATCAAAGCATTGTATACTTTATCTCCAGTAGATCTTTTTGATACAATTGACAAAGTACTCagttcaaaaattcaaacgaCGGCTCAAGTGCTATCTAAGACCATCACATCCATTAGAAACTTCAACCTGTCATTAGATGATGCCATGGAAAATAGAAACTCGATACTCACTTTACAGAACTTAATGGAAGAATGTGAGATTGAAGGAAATACGAACACTCTTCGCAATTACCTATCTCAAAGGAAATTTTCCTCGTTGATCGATCAATTTTGGTCAAAAGTCACTAATagtttcaaaagagatttcGAAATGTCCTACAATCGCGGTGGACCTGTCGGGAAATCTCTGCAAAGCAATTCCAATCTAATATATGAAGCCATTAGTAAATGCTTCGGTGAAAATGACCCTAGTAATGAACTACAAGGCGAACTGCAGTATATCTTGAAAGCCGTTAGTATATTAGATACAAACAGGAAATAA